CCACGGGAAAGATCCGGCCGCGCGCTCCTTTTCTAGCGCACGTTAGAAgcttccaaagaaaaaaaaatcccacgcCTCCAAACGCCCAAAATGCATCTCCCCTCGCCTTCCTCTAGTACCTTCCAGAATGTTCCGTTTCCCTCCTATAAATTACAAAATCCCACCTTCTTCTCCCGCCAAAAGCACGCCGATGGACTACTCGACGGTGAagcaggaggaggtggaggtggtggtgctggatggagaggaggaggcggcggcggcggcggcgccagtgccgttgccggcggcgatgggggtgggggcggcggtggcgccgttcCTGGTGAAGACGTTCGAGATGGTGGAGGACCCGGCGACGGACGCGGTGGTGTCgtggggcggcgcggcgaggaacAGCTTCGTGGTGTGGGATCCCcacgccttcgccgccggcctcctcccgctcCACTTCAAGCACGCCAACTTCTCCAGCTTCCTCCGCCAGCTCAACACCTACGTACGTTGAATCGATCGAGCATTCGATCTCGCCGCCAATGGCGTCCACCATGGCGCGGCGCGTCGAACGTttgattgggttttttttttacgttcGCTGATTCTTGGTTAGTTTGATTGCAGGGATTCCGGAAGGTgagcgccgacaggtgggagtTCGCCAACGAGGACTTCCTCGGCGGGcagcgccacctcctcgccaacatccgccgccgccgccgcggcgccggcacgGGCTCGACGACGCCGCGTGCTGTgaactgcggcggcggcggcggcgagggggaggtGGAGAGGCTGAGGAGGGACAAGGAGGCGCTGGCGAGGGAGctggcgcggctgcggcggcagcagcaggaggcCCGCGCGCAGCTGCTCGACATGGAGCGCCGGGTGCGGGGCACCGAGCGGCGGCAGGAGCAGTGCACGGAGTTCCTCGCGCGGGCGCTCAGGAGCCCCGACGTCCTCGACAACAtcgcgcgccgccacgccgcggcGGTCGAACGAAAGAAGCGGCggatgctcgccgccgccgcggacgacgacggcctCACCTTCGAGGCGCTGGCGCTGGCCGCGGCGGCCGACACCAGCCATAGCACGGGCGGCGCGGTGACCACGGACATGATATGGTACGAGCTGCTCGGCGAGGAGCAGGCGGAGATCGACATCGAGGTGGACCAGctcgtcgcctccgcctccgccgccgccgacacggcATCGGAGGCGGAGCCATGGGAGGagatgggagaggaggaggtgcagGAGCTGGTGCAGCAGATCGATTGCTTGGCCTCGCCGAGTTCTTGATGCATGGCTTGCATTAGGTAGTAGTAAGCTAGCCATGAGCTTCCTCTATATTGTTGTGTGGCGTGTTAGTATTAGTAGCTGCTTTGCTGGTATGTGATTGTTAGTATTTATGTTTGGGAATGGCTTGGTTTGATATAATTCGGATTCTGCGTTTGTTCTTGCAGGATCCAGTGATGGCTTAATTAGGAGTATAATGGAAGGAATGCAggaagtggatggatgtggtaGCTAATCTGCTTCATGGATTGATGTATAAGGTTATGTATCAACACTTCACCAGTGGTAATTCATACTACATATTATTCATCTTCATTGATGTGCTACAATGAATCTCTTGGAATTTAATACATTGAATATCTTGGAATTGAGTACTTGTTTAAAGATAAATCATTTTTTGTCTGATaagcttgttttttttcttctatagaGGAATGCAATGGATGATTGATTATTCATCTCTAGGAAACACCTGGTGATAACGAACAATGGCGCTCATGCAGCCTTTTCATAAGACTTGTCTGTTTCATCTTCAAAGGGCCACAGCAGGCACACAGTCCATTTCACTGAAGATCGACAGCCAAGAAGTTGTCTCTCATGAACAGGATCCAACATCAGTATCGCTCAGATTTGTTATTCTACTATTCAATGTTCTAGCTTATTTCATGGAACAGTTTCTTATCTTGATTCTTGATTACGACAGGTTTGCTATCGATGAGCAAAAGTGGTGCTCTCAGCATGAGGCTGCACTGTCCAGATACAAAAGTCCCAGCACCTATTGCCATCCACTTCACTGATAAAGCACGACGCAAAACTCAAGCTTCCAAGGGAACAGGGACAAATGTGTTTAAGTCATCAACTAAACAACATGGTTACAACTGTTGTCTGACAAAAGCTTAACTGTATTTGTTACAAGAGAGAGACATATGGCCACTACTTGTCAGCAC
The Oryza sativa Japonica Group chromosome 6, ASM3414082v1 DNA segment above includes these coding regions:
- the LOC4341326 gene encoding putative heat stress transcription factor A-6a; the protein is MFRFPPINYKIPPSSPAKSTPMDYSTVKQEEVEVVVLDGEEEAAAAAAPVPLPAAMGVGAAVAPFLVKTFEMVEDPATDAVVSWGGAARNSFVVWDPHAFAAGLLPLHFKHANFSSFLRQLNTYGFRKVSADRWEFANEDFLGGQRHLLANIRRRRRGAGTGSTTPRAVNCGGGGGEGEVERLRRDKEALARELARLRRQQQEARAQLLDMERRVRGTERRQEQCTEFLARALRSPDVLDNIARRHAAAVERKKRRMLAAAADDDGLTFEALALAAAADTSHSTGGAVTTDMIWYELLGEEQAEIDIEVDQLVASASAAADTASEAEPWEEMGEEEVQELVQQIDCLASPSS